A stretch of the Papaver somniferum cultivar HN1 chromosome 6, ASM357369v1, whole genome shotgun sequence genome encodes the following:
- the LOC113285485 gene encoding dirigent protein 2-like — protein sequence MGATLQLQYFSSILVVSMIFSFMTLSKAHKNVKWGDQSTVPHKMGKEKMTKLHFYFHDVITGKNPVAVQIAQARGTKSSATQFGAMFMIDDPLTEGPHPRSKLVGRAQGFYGHSGKDELSLTMSMSLVFTGNKKFNGSTISVLSRNPIEHTKRELAIVGGTGYFQFARGYISGKTYRVSGPDAIVEYTCNILHY from the coding sequence ATGGGTGCTACACTCCAACtgcaatatttttcatcaattctTGTTGTTTCAATGATCTTCTCATTCATGACTCTTTCAAAAGCTCATAAGAATGTAAAATGGGGTGATCAAAGTACTGTTCCACACAAAATGGGTAAGGAGAAGATGACAAAGTTACATTTTTACTTTCACGATGTTATCACCGGCAAGAATCCGGTGGCAGTTCAGATAGCTCAAGCACGGGGAACAAAATCCTCTGCGACACAGTTTGGAGCCATGTTTATGATAGATGATCCATTAACTGAAGGTCCTCACCCTAGATCTAAACTTGTGGGTCGAGCTCAAGGTTTTTATGGACATTCCGGGAAGGATGAATTATCTCTGACCATGAGTATGAGTCTTGTTTTTACTGGTAATAAGAAGTTTAACGGATCTACTATCAGTGTTTTAAGTCGGAATCCCATTGAACATACGAAACGAGAACTTGCGATCGTTGGAGGAACCGGATACTTTCAGTTTGCACGTGGGTATATAAGCGGCAAGACATATCGGGTTAGCGGACCAGATGCCATTGTTGAGTATACTTGTAATATTCTTCATTATTAA
- the LOC113290545 gene encoding dirigent protein 2-like translates to MGAMSAFSLQFFCFAVMATALLITPAQANHPHWGETVPYSSPPEKMTKLHFYLHDNLIGSNQTGFRIAEAAITNSSSTFFGATFMVDDPLTEGPDPESRLVGRAQGLFGASGMNETSLIMGLSLVFTADKKFNGSTISVFTRNAVTYTEREFSIVGGTGFFRFARGFISAKTYWTNGFNSIIEWTCTVVHN, encoded by the coding sequence ATGGGTGCAATGTCTGCTTTTTCACTTCAATTCTTCTGTTTTGCTGTAATGGCAACAGCTTTACTCATAACCCCGGCACAGGCAAATCATCCACACTGGGGCGAAACAGTACCTTACAGCTCTCCTCCGGAGAAGATGACAAAGCTTCACTTTTACTTGCATGATAATCTAATCGGAAGTAATCAAACAGGTTTTAGGATCGCTGAAGCTGCAATTactaattcttcatcaacatttttTGGGGCAACTTTTATGGTGGATGATCCATTAACGGAAGGACCTGATCCAGAGTCTAGACTTGTAGGTCGAGCTCAAGGTTTGTTTGGTGCCTCTGGAATGAATGAAACATCTTTGATCATGGGACTCAGTCTTGTTTTCACTGCTGATAAGAAGTTTAATGGGTCTACAATCAGTGTTTTTACACGTAATGCTGTAACATACACGGAACGAGAATTTTCGATCGTTGGCGGAACTGGATTTTTCCGATTCGCTCGTGGGTTTATAAGTGCTAAGACGTACTGGACTAATGGCTTCAATTCTATCATTGAGTGGACTTGTACTGTTGTTCACAACTAA
- the LOC113285486 gene encoding uncharacterized protein At5g64816 yields the protein MVDAWWSLLGAAIPAIVAGQALRVKRRHAEEQRIKSARGREKSSDDIFVCERVCTSKRMLKRVGAFSKDPTPDTCVTVCGVSELDACSDACARTVCVNQHQVPNWNDICLRRCQSECLKLSTSHRS from the coding sequence ATGGTTGACGCATGGTGGTCCCTGTTAGGTGCCGCAATTCCAGCCATTGTTGCAGGACAAGCTTTGAGAGTGAAAAGACGGCATGCTGAAGAGCAGAGAATTAAAAGTGCTCGTGGAAGAGAAAAGAGCTCCGATGACATCTTTGTCTGTGAGAGAGTTTGTACGTCAAAGAGAATGTTAAAGAGGGTTGGTGCATTTTCCAAAGACCCAACTCCTGACACTTGTGTTACTGTCTGTGGTGTGTCTGAGCTCGATGCTTGCTCTGATGCGTGTGCTCGCACAGTCTGCGTTAATCAACACCAAGTGCCCAACTGGAACGATATTTGCCTCCGGAGATGTCAGAGTGAATGCCTTAAACTCAGTACTTCTCATCGTTCTTAA
- the LOC113287035 gene encoding pentatricopeptide repeat-containing protein At1g34160-like gives MASIEPLVQRLSSFSHIKQLQAHLITTGHFAFLPSRSKLIELCAISPFGNLHYATEIFCQIQTPFKNDWNAIIRGFARSNEPKIAITYYQNMFRKAKNPDALTCSFSLQACSRFLGVFEAKQIHSHIVRFGFTADDRLVTTLLDVYAKSNDLNSARKLFDEMPSRDRASWNALIAGLAQGDQPKEALDLFKGMKIEGLKPDEVTVLGVISACSQLGSLLEGETVHSYIKESNLDKNVQVCNALIDMYYKCGSVDKACDVFRSMGCRKSLVSWNSMIMGLGMHGHGTDALNLFNEMSQDGIQPDAITYLSALCACNHAGLVSEGLSIFKSMESSGVKPNVKHYGSVSDLLGRAGRVKEAYEIIKSMPSKPDIVLWQTLLGACKTYGEVELAEIASRALVELGSNSCGDFVLLSNTYAAHERWDDVGKIREAMKSKAVKKIPGISFITIKGSIHKFINGNQDHPDWRDIYKKIDEISLRINSMGYAAETSFVLHDIGEEEKENVLWYHSERLAVAYGLISGGGDGKPIQVNKNLRICVDCHVVIKLISKIYNREIIIRDRARFHHFKDGACSCGDYW, from the exons ATGGCTTCTATTGAGCCTCTCGTCCAAAGGCTGTCTTCTTTCTCCCACATTAAGCAGCTCCAAGCTCACCTGATTACCACAGGACACTTCGCATTCTTACCTTCTCGTTCCAAACTTATCGAACTCTGTGCAATTTCTCCATTCGGGAACTTACATTACGCCACAGAAATCTTCTGCCAGATTCAAACACCATTCAAAAATGATTGGAATGCAATTATACGTGGTTTTGCAAGAAGTAATGAGCCTAAAATTGCTATAACTTATTATCAGAACATGTTTCGTAAAGCCAAGAATCCGGATGCGTTAACTTGTTCTTTCTCTCTTCAAGCTTGTTCAAGATTTTTAGGTGTGTTTGAAGCtaaacagattcattctcatatTGTGAGGTTCGGGTTTACTGCTGATGATCGTTTGGTTACGACGTTGTTGGATGTTTATGCGAAATCAAATGATTTAAATTCTGCGCGGAAGTTATTTGATGAAATGCCAAGTAGAGATCGGGCTTCTTGGAATGCTTTGATTGCTGGTTTGGCTCAAG GTGATCAACCTAAAGAAGCATTGGATTTGTTTAAGGGTATGAAGATTGAAGGGTTGAAACCCGACGAAGTTACCGTTCTTGGTGTTATCTCAGCTTGTTCGCAGTTAGGCTCATTGCTTGAAGGTGAAACAGTTCATTCATACATAAAGGAATCGAATTTAGACAAAAATGTGCAAGTATGTAATGCACTTATAGATATGTATTACAAGTGTGGATCTGTAGACAAAGCATGCGACGTTTTCCGTTCAATGGGTTGCAGGAAAAGTTTAGTTTCTTGGAACTCTATGATTATGGGTCTTGGAATGCATGGCCACGGCACTGATGCATTGAATCTCTTCAATGAGATGAGTCAGGATGGAATTCAACCAGATGCAATTACGTATCTTTCTGCACTTTGTGCATGTAATCATGCAGGGTTAGTTTCAGAAGGTCTATCTATATTCAAATCCATGGAAAGTTCCGGTGTAAAACCTAATGTGAAACATTATGGTAGTGTATCTGATTTGCTTGGCCGAGCTGGAAGAGTTAAGGAAGCTTACGAGATCATAAAGTCAATGCCATCCAAACCCGATATTGTTCTCTGGCAAACTTTGTTGGGAGCTTGTAAAACTTACGGAGAAGTTGAATTAGCTGAAATTGCATCCCGGGCATTAGTAGAATTGGGTTCAAATAGTTGTGGTGATTTCGTCCTGTTATCAAATACTTACGCTGCTCATGAAAGGTGGGATgatgttggaaaaataagagaAGCAATGAAGAGCAAAGCTGTAAAAAAAATCCCTGGTATCAGTTTCATTACAATTAAAGGGTCAATACATAAATTCATTAATGGCAATCAAGATCATCCAGACTGGAGAGACATTTATaagaagatagatgaaattagtcTGAGGATTAACAGTATGGGGTATGCAGCTGAAACTAGTTTTGTTTTACACGatatcggtgaagaagagaaggaaaatgtATTGTGGTATCATAGTGAGAGATTAGCAGTTGCTTATGGATtgattagtggtggtggtgatggtaaacCAATTCAAGTTAATAAGAATCTTAGAATTTGTGTGGATTGTCACGTAGTGATTAAATTGATTTCGAAGATTTATAATCGTGAAATAATCATAAGAGATAGAGCTAGATTTCACCATTTTAAAGATGGGGCTTGCTCTTGTGGTGATTACTGGTGA